A DNA window from Moorella thermoacetica contains the following coding sequences:
- the selD gene encoding selenide, water dikinase SelD, translating to MAADKNACGLGPRLENPRLTQLSCSSGUAAKMGPGTLNQVLQYLPAMADPNLLVGMNSVDDAGVYRLTDDLALIQTVDFFTPIVDDPYIYGQIAAANALSDVYAMGGRPVTAMNLVAFPSKKVDTAVLGEILRGGADKILEAGAVLVGGHSIEDDEPKYGLAVTGVIHPDRIITNCAARPGDKLVLTKPLGTGIITTAIKAEMASPDLEGEVSRWMATLNREAAAAMVAAGAHACTDITGFGLLGHGLEMASGSGVNLVFHAGSIPVLPRAREFAAMGLVPGGAYNNRHYVEDRVDMEAGVPEDLRDVLYDPQTSGGLLIAIPQDRVDDLMDDLNRRGVMAARVVGEVEQGPGRVIVLT from the coding sequence ATGGCAGCTGACAAAAATGCCTGCGGCCTCGGCCCCAGGCTGGAAAATCCCCGGCTGACCCAGCTTTCCTGCAGTTCCGGGTGAGCGGCTAAGATGGGTCCGGGGACCCTTAACCAGGTATTACAGTACCTGCCGGCGATGGCTGATCCCAACCTCCTGGTAGGTATGAACAGCGTTGATGATGCCGGGGTTTATCGCCTGACCGACGATCTGGCCCTCATCCAGACAGTAGACTTTTTCACTCCCATTGTTGATGATCCGTACATTTACGGCCAGATTGCCGCCGCCAACGCCTTGAGCGACGTGTATGCCATGGGCGGGCGGCCGGTGACCGCCATGAACCTGGTGGCCTTCCCCAGCAAGAAAGTAGATACTGCCGTCCTGGGGGAGATCCTGCGGGGCGGGGCTGATAAGATTCTGGAGGCCGGGGCGGTTCTGGTTGGCGGGCACAGCATTGAAGACGACGAGCCGAAGTATGGCTTGGCTGTAACCGGGGTTATCCACCCTGACCGGATAATTACCAACTGCGCCGCCCGCCCCGGAGACAAACTGGTGCTGACCAAACCCCTGGGGACGGGGATTATCACTACAGCGATAAAGGCCGAGATGGCCTCCCCGGACCTGGAAGGGGAAGTCAGCCGCTGGATGGCTACCTTGAACCGGGAAGCGGCTGCAGCCATGGTCGCTGCCGGCGCCCATGCCTGTACTGATATAACCGGTTTCGGCCTCCTGGGCCATGGGTTGGAAATGGCTAGCGGCAGCGGGGTAAACCTGGTCTTCCACGCCGGGTCCATCCCGGTCTTGCCCCGCGCGAGGGAATTTGCCGCCATGGGCCTGGTACCCGGCGGCGCCTATAACAATCGCCATTATGTCGAGGACAGGGTTGATATGGAAGCCGGCGTACCGGAGGACCTCCGGGATGTCCTCTATGACCCCCAGACTTCAGGGGGACTGTTGATCGCCATACCCCAGGACCGGGTCGACGACCTGATGGACGACCTGAACCGGCGCGGGGTAATGGCAGCCCGGGTTGTCGGCGAGGTGGAACAAGGCCCCGGCCGGGTAATTGTCTTGACATGA
- a CDS encoding sulfurtransferase TusA family protein, with protein sequence MDGIILDCRGMTCSGPLMATAQKMKKLKAGQLLEVWTDDLAAEFDLPAWCQEAGHTLVAIEPREDYYSFLIRKKS encoded by the coding sequence GTGGACGGGATTATCCTGGATTGCCGGGGGATGACCTGTTCGGGACCCCTGATGGCTACAGCCCAAAAAATGAAGAAATTGAAGGCCGGGCAACTGCTGGAGGTCTGGACCGATGACCTGGCGGCCGAATTCGACCTCCCGGCCTGGTGCCAGGAGGCCGGGCACACCCTGGTAGCCATTGAACCCCGGGAGGATTATTATTCGTTTTTGATCCGGAAAAAGTCTTAA
- a CDS encoding helix-turn-helix domain-containing protein — protein MTIGEKLKKLREDRGIPLEELADRLDIAPACMVEVEQGTRRLSLATLKEVAAILGVDVSYFQEENDNKNDNSVGARLRRLREQKGITLSELSRRSGVSLAHISEIERSRSTASLKTLEKLAAVLEVSTSSLLRSGQQDSLGAKLKRLREKIGLTQKELAQQVGISHSLIGQIETDRIQPSLSTLSSLAEALGVSTCYFLMEDDEEDLYLDYRLEADIREALRRPLLQQVVRDLAGWSDREIKGLLDFVSIMNEARRPLNDDDEEEYQEIKDFIRRSKEEERNLVANLIGVLNKKHQEDGV, from the coding sequence ATGACCATAGGTGAGAAACTAAAAAAGCTAAGGGAAGATAGGGGAATACCCCTGGAGGAACTGGCCGATCGCCTGGATATCGCCCCCGCCTGTATGGTGGAAGTAGAGCAGGGCACCAGGAGGCTGTCCCTGGCCACCCTGAAGGAGGTGGCTGCCATCCTGGGGGTAGATGTTAGCTATTTTCAAGAGGAAAATGATAACAAGAACGACAACAGCGTAGGCGCCAGGCTACGGCGTTTGCGGGAGCAAAAGGGCATTACCCTGAGTGAATTGAGCCGCCGTTCTGGGGTTTCCCTGGCCCATATCAGTGAGATCGAACGCTCGCGCTCGACGGCCTCCCTTAAGACCCTGGAAAAACTGGCCGCCGTCCTGGAGGTTTCAACCAGTTCCCTGTTGCGCTCCGGCCAGCAGGATTCCCTGGGAGCCAAGCTGAAGCGCCTGCGGGAAAAGATCGGCCTGACCCAGAAGGAGCTGGCCCAGCAGGTCGGAATTTCCCACAGCCTCATCGGCCAGATTGAGACAGATCGCATCCAGCCTTCCCTGTCCACCCTGAGTAGCCTGGCCGAGGCCCTGGGGGTTTCTACTTGTTACTTCCTTATGGAGGATGACGAAGAAGATCTCTACCTGGATTATCGCCTGGAGGCTGATATCCGGGAAGCCCTGCGGCGGCCTTTGCTCCAGCAGGTCGTGCGCGACCTGGCCGGCTGGAGCGACCGGGAGATCAAGGGGTTACTAGATTTTGTAAGTATAATGAATGAGGCCCGCCGCCCGCTAAATGACGACGATGAAGAAGAGTACCAGGAAATAAAGGATTTCATTAGACGCTCTAAGGAAGAAGAGAGGAACCTGGTAGCAAACCTTATCGGGGTACTAAACAAGAAGCACCAGGAGGATGGAGTGTAG